From the Bdellovibrio reynosensis genome, one window contains:
- the icmF gene encoding fused isobutyryl-CoA mutase/GTPase IcmF gives MAYALKNPIRIVTAAALFDGHDASINIMRRILQDLGAEVIHLGHNRSVSDVVKAVLQEGAQGVCISSYQGGHMEYFKYMKDLLDEAGAGYVRIYGGGGGVIVHDEKKELEAYGIAQIFHPDDGRKLGLEGMIEMIIRGCDFDILEKQKEFKTKKNIFAGDTIPSVELGVALSAIENGIKDISLETYGLQSFKAKTGEPQVLGITGTGGAGKSSLIDELVQRYLNAYPDKKIAVICVDPSKRKTGGSLLGDRIRMNSLSRNRVYMRSVASRGSGREIASSLPDILKFIRQLDFDFVIAETSGIGQGNMAITEVSDISMYVMTSDFGAQSQLEKIDMIDFADLIAVNKADRRGALDALRDVTKQYKRSRKIFDEKTQVPVFLTQASQFNDGGVNKLFFKLADILETRQAKKWEVDAHFKSNILSAEEHVIIPADRQNYLAEIVNTVHKYKKRTEVLAEKASQLGGLKKVAPLLNAPADSVKKVEAELSADFTSDELDQLQGFDKLIETYSGDELVFKVRDKELRQPMVRESLSGTKIRRVVVPKFKDWGDRFRYLKLENVPGEFPYTAGVFQLKRADEDPKRMFAGEGTPERTNRRFHYLTKGETAHRLSTAFDSVTLYGQDPDQRPDIFGKVGESGVSICTLEDMKKLYAGFDLINPNTSVSMTINGPAPMILAFYFNTAIDQQVEKKEAELGRKLSPEEWAATANWTLQQVRGTVQADILKEDQGQNTCIFSINFALKMMGDIQEFFVNSKIRNFYSVSISGYHIAEAGANPISQLAFTLSNGFTFVEYYLARGLKVDDFAPNLSFFFSNGLDPEYSVLGRVARRIWAVAMRDLYKGNDRSQKLKYHIQTSGRSLHAQEIDFNDIRTTLQALIALYDNCNSLHTNAYDEAITTPTEESVRRAMAIQLIINREFGMTMNENPMQGSYFTEELTDLVEEAVLNEFKKINERGGVLGAMETQYQRSKIQEESLYYERLKHDGTLPIIGVNTFIDPKTMATDYVPPKIELARASYEEKNAQLDNVHKYQKDHSSQGERELQKLKDTVLNGGNIFAALMTAARHCSLYQMTQALYEVGGQYRRNL, from the coding sequence ATGGCATATGCTTTAAAGAATCCTATTCGTATCGTGACTGCAGCCGCTCTTTTTGACGGCCACGACGCTAGTATCAATATCATGCGCAGAATTTTGCAAGACCTGGGCGCTGAGGTTATTCATCTAGGTCACAATCGCTCGGTCAGTGATGTGGTGAAAGCCGTTTTACAAGAAGGCGCGCAAGGTGTCTGCATCAGTTCTTATCAGGGCGGCCACATGGAGTACTTCAAATACATGAAGGACCTTCTTGATGAAGCGGGCGCGGGGTACGTGCGCATCTATGGCGGCGGTGGCGGCGTTATCGTCCACGATGAAAAAAAGGAGCTTGAAGCCTACGGCATTGCTCAGATCTTTCACCCGGATGACGGGCGTAAGTTGGGGTTAGAAGGCATGATCGAAATGATCATCCGTGGTTGTGACTTTGATATCCTAGAAAAACAAAAAGAATTTAAAACTAAGAAGAACATCTTTGCTGGCGACACCATACCTTCTGTGGAATTGGGTGTGGCTTTAAGTGCTATTGAAAATGGCATAAAAGATATTTCTTTAGAAACCTATGGTTTGCAATCTTTCAAAGCAAAGACGGGTGAACCACAAGTTTTAGGTATTACGGGTACGGGTGGTGCTGGTAAATCCTCTTTGATCGATGAACTAGTTCAGCGTTATTTAAACGCTTATCCAGATAAAAAGATCGCCGTGATCTGCGTGGACCCATCAAAACGAAAAACCGGCGGTTCTTTGCTAGGTGACCGTATTCGTATGAATTCGTTGTCACGCAACCGCGTGTACATGCGTTCTGTCGCGTCCCGTGGTTCAGGTCGTGAGATCGCCTCTTCATTGCCGGATATTTTAAAATTCATCCGGCAGTTGGACTTCGATTTCGTCATTGCTGAAACCTCTGGTATCGGTCAGGGCAACATGGCCATCACTGAAGTCAGTGATATTTCTATGTACGTTATGACTTCGGACTTCGGGGCCCAGTCGCAGTTAGAAAAAATCGACATGATCGACTTTGCGGATTTGATTGCCGTCAATAAAGCCGATCGCCGTGGGGCTTTGGATGCTCTTCGAGATGTGACGAAGCAGTACAAACGCTCGCGCAAAATTTTTGATGAAAAAACGCAAGTTCCTGTGTTTTTAACTCAAGCTTCGCAATTCAACGATGGCGGCGTGAACAAATTGTTCTTTAAGCTTGCCGACATCCTTGAAACCCGTCAGGCGAAGAAATGGGAAGTGGATGCCCACTTTAAGTCCAACATTCTTTCGGCTGAAGAGCATGTGATCATTCCAGCGGATCGCCAAAACTATCTAGCTGAAATCGTTAATACGGTTCATAAGTATAAAAAACGTACAGAGGTGTTGGCGGAAAAAGCGTCGCAACTGGGGGGGCTTAAAAAGGTCGCTCCATTATTAAATGCGCCTGCTGATTCAGTTAAAAAAGTCGAAGCAGAACTTTCTGCAGACTTTACTTCTGATGAATTAGATCAACTTCAGGGTTTTGATAAGTTGATTGAAACTTATTCTGGCGATGAATTGGTGTTTAAAGTTCGTGATAAAGAATTGCGCCAACCTATGGTGCGTGAATCACTGTCTGGAACAAAAATTCGCCGCGTGGTGGTTCCTAAGTTTAAAGACTGGGGTGATCGCTTTAGATATTTAAAATTAGAAAACGTTCCTGGCGAATTCCCGTACACGGCGGGTGTGTTCCAATTAAAACGTGCTGATGAAGATCCGAAGCGTATGTTCGCTGGTGAAGGCACCCCTGAACGTACGAATCGCCGTTTCCATTATTTAACTAAGGGTGAAACCGCGCATCGTCTTTCTACCGCGTTTGATTCTGTGACTTTGTACGGACAGGATCCTGATCAGCGTCCGGATATCTTCGGTAAAGTCGGTGAGTCCGGCGTAAGTATTTGTACTTTGGAAGATATGAAAAAGCTTTATGCGGGCTTTGATTTGATCAATCCAAATACTTCCGTCAGTATGACCATCAACGGTCCGGCACCGATGATTCTAGCTTTTTACTTCAACACGGCCATTGATCAGCAAGTTGAAAAGAAAGAAGCGGAGCTGGGTCGTAAGCTATCTCCTGAAGAATGGGCCGCAACAGCGAACTGGACACTGCAACAAGTGCGCGGGACGGTTCAAGCTGACATTCTTAAGGAAGACCAAGGTCAGAACACTTGTATTTTCTCTATCAACTTCGCTTTGAAGATGATGGGCGATATTCAAGAGTTTTTTGTTAACAGCAAAATCAGAAACTTCTATTCCGTTTCTATTTCCGGATACCACATTGCAGAAGCGGGTGCGAATCCGATATCACAATTGGCTTTCACACTTTCTAACGGCTTCACCTTCGTAGAATATTATTTGGCCCGCGGATTAAAAGTAGACGACTTTGCTCCGAATCTTTCGTTCTTCTTTAGTAACGGTCTAGATCCTGAGTATTCAGTTCTAGGACGCGTGGCCCGCCGTATTTGGGCTGTGGCAATGCGTGACCTTTACAAAGGTAACGATCGTTCTCAAAAATTGAAATACCACATTCAGACTTCAGGTCGTTCGTTGCATGCTCAAGAAATTGACTTCAACGACATCAGAACGACTTTGCAGGCTTTGATTGCGCTTTATGATAATTGTAACAGTCTTCATACGAACGCTTATGATGAAGCAATTACGACTCCGACGGAAGAGTCGGTTCGTCGTGCCATGGCGATTCAGCTTATCATCAACCGTGAATTCGGTATGACGATGAATGAAAACCCAATGCAGGGTTCTTACTTCACCGAAGAATTGACGGATCTAGTTGAAGAAGCAGTTCTAAATGAGTTTAAGAAAATCAATGAACGCGGTGGTGTTTTAGGTGCGATGGAAACTCAATACCAACGCTCTAAAATCCAAGAAGAGTCTTTATATTATGAAAGACTTAAACACGATGGCACTTTGCCGATCATTGGTGTGAATACGTTCATTGATCCTAAGACAATGGCTACGGACTATGTGCCACCTAAGATTGAGCTAGCCCGTGCTTCTTATGAAGAGAAAAATGCGCAGCTTGATAACGTTCATAAGTATCAAAAGGACCATTCTTCCCAAGGGGAGCGTGAACTTCAAAAGCTAAAAGATACTGTGTTGAATGGTGGAAACATCTTCGCTGCGCTTATGACTGCGGCAAGGCATTGCTCATTATATCAAATGACACAAGCGTTGTACGAAGTGGGTGGCCAATACCGTCGCAACCTTTAG
- a CDS encoding enoyl-CoA hydratase/isomerase family protein, whose product MSNNGYKTILLEQKTQGVWVLTVNRPEALNALNSTVLNEMGEALRQIGEMPYEDARALIITGSGEKAFVAGADIKEINELDEEKALTFAERGQSIFHELTLLKIPVIAAVNGFALGGGCELALGCDFIYASENAKFGLPEVSLGLIPGFGGTVRMARAIGQRRARELTYTGNMINASEALTMGLVNKVVPQADLISTVMKTVEAILSKAPIAVGSAKISINQAWDLDVEEAQKNEAKIFAELFTSDDVKEGTTAFIEKRKPQFKGQ is encoded by the coding sequence ATGAGTAACAACGGCTACAAAACAATTTTGTTAGAACAAAAAACTCAAGGCGTGTGGGTGCTGACTGTCAACCGTCCTGAAGCTTTGAATGCTTTGAATTCAACAGTATTAAATGAAATGGGCGAAGCTCTTCGTCAAATCGGGGAAATGCCCTATGAAGATGCGCGCGCCCTCATCATCACTGGATCCGGTGAAAAGGCTTTTGTGGCCGGAGCTGATATTAAAGAAATCAATGAGCTTGATGAAGAAAAAGCTTTGACGTTCGCTGAACGCGGTCAAAGTATTTTCCATGAGCTGACTTTGCTAAAAATCCCCGTGATCGCTGCTGTTAATGGTTTTGCTTTAGGCGGCGGCTGTGAATTGGCTTTGGGCTGTGATTTTATCTATGCTTCTGAAAACGCAAAGTTTGGTCTTCCAGAAGTTTCTTTGGGATTGATTCCAGGCTTCGGGGGAACCGTTAGAATGGCTCGTGCTATCGGTCAACGACGTGCTCGCGAACTTACCTACACAGGCAACATGATCAACGCTTCTGAAGCATTGACTATGGGTTTAGTGAATAAGGTTGTTCCTCAAGCGGATCTGATTTCAACAGTAATGAAAACAGTGGAGGCGATTTTATCTAAGGCTCCTATCGCTGTTGGATCGGCGAAGATTTCAATCAACCAAGCTTGGGATTTAGATGTGGAAGAAGCTCAGAAAAATGAAGCGAAAATCTTCGCGGAACTTTTCACATCTGACGACGTTAAAGAAGGCACTACTGCCTTTATTGAAAAAAGAAAGCCTCAATTTAAAGGTCAATAG
- a CDS encoding 3-hydroxybutyryl-CoA dehydrogenase — MDIKTIGVVGAGQMGNGIAQVAANFGFNVIMLDVSGAALEKGIATIAGSCDRLIKKNAMSEADKTALLGRIKTAQETAALKDCDIVIEAATENIDLKLKIFKDLDANVKPEALLVSNTSSISITKIAGVTKRPDKVAGMHFMNPVPLMKLVEGIRGLQTSDETFATVKALSEKMDKVFVESVKDMPGFIVNRVLMPMINEAVYTLHEGIASVESIDAAMKLGTNQPMGPLTLADFIGLDTCLAIMNVLHDGLGDSKYRPCPLLVKYVEAGWLGRKTGRGFYNYAAK; from the coding sequence ATGGACATCAAAACAATCGGCGTCGTCGGCGCAGGTCAAATGGGTAATGGAATTGCACAAGTAGCGGCGAACTTCGGTTTTAACGTCATCATGTTGGACGTCAGCGGAGCAGCTCTTGAAAAAGGAATCGCGACAATCGCTGGCAGCTGTGATCGTTTGATCAAAAAAAATGCGATGAGCGAAGCGGATAAAACGGCTCTTCTTGGTCGCATCAAGACAGCGCAAGAAACGGCCGCTTTGAAAGATTGCGATATCGTGATCGAAGCAGCGACAGAAAATATCGACCTTAAACTTAAAATCTTCAAAGACCTAGACGCTAACGTAAAACCAGAAGCGTTGTTGGTTTCAAATACTTCTTCAATCTCTATCACAAAGATCGCTGGCGTAACAAAACGTCCAGACAAAGTCGCTGGCATGCACTTTATGAATCCAGTTCCTTTGATGAAACTTGTTGAAGGTATCCGTGGTTTGCAAACTTCTGATGAAACTTTTGCGACGGTAAAAGCGTTGTCTGAAAAAATGGATAAAGTTTTCGTTGAGTCAGTTAAAGACATGCCGGGCTTTATCGTGAATCGCGTGCTTATGCCGATGATCAATGAAGCTGTTTATACTCTTCATGAAGGCATTGCCTCAGTAGAGTCTATCGATGCTGCGATGAAATTGGGAACAAACCAACCAATGGGTCCTTTGACTTTGGCCGACTTCATCGGTCTAGATACGTGCCTAGCGATCATGAACGTACTTCATGATGGTTTGGGTGATTCAAAATACCGTCCATGCCCGCTTCTAGTAAAATACGTCGAAGCTGGTTGGTTGGGTCGTAAGACAGGCCGTGGTTTTTATAACTACGCTGCCAAGTAA
- a CDS encoding substrate-binding periplasmic protein → MKIIIFALTFIIFILEPSFAGKSRIIVKDDLPPVTFVENGKIQGLAVDVVKEIQKRIGSTESWEVLPWSRANRMVQERSNIILLTLARTDERKKFLYYLGPIAATETALFARQDYIKKIPYLEAVNDEKVAVRFDTHSEATMLRHGFQNLQTTTSIRQNILLVLSGRVRFICDTSMEIEGATKKYNLPPLKKVYVVGTTDLHIAFSKDTDKKVLEQWKRTFKAIKDDGTFNDIYAKWLPNEKPPMGVDFYPPGRRISPTGPLNIGLNIDLGF, encoded by the coding sequence ATGAAGATCATAATATTTGCCTTAACCTTTATTATCTTCATTCTTGAACCCAGTTTTGCTGGGAAGTCGCGAATTATTGTCAAAGACGATCTGCCCCCAGTCACCTTCGTAGAAAATGGAAAGATCCAAGGTCTTGCCGTTGATGTCGTTAAAGAAATTCAAAAACGCATAGGTTCAACGGAATCATGGGAAGTTCTACCTTGGAGTCGCGCCAATCGCATGGTGCAGGAACGAAGCAACATCATTCTGCTGACTTTAGCGCGAACGGATGAACGCAAAAAATTTCTGTATTACCTGGGCCCTATAGCTGCCACTGAAACCGCCCTATTTGCCCGCCAAGACTATATCAAGAAAATTCCCTATCTTGAGGCCGTTAATGACGAAAAGGTCGCTGTGCGCTTTGATACGCACAGTGAAGCCACGATGTTACGTCATGGTTTCCAAAACTTGCAGACGACGACTTCCATTCGTCAAAATATTCTTTTAGTGCTTTCTGGTCGTGTGCGCTTTATCTGCGATACGTCCATGGAAATTGAAGGCGCGACAAAAAAATACAATCTTCCGCCACTTAAGAAAGTTTACGTGGTGGGCACGACGGATTTACATATAGCATTTTCTAAAGACACTGATAAAAAAGTTTTGGAACAATGGAAAAGAACATTCAAGGCAATCAAAGACGATGGCACTTTTAATGATATTTACGCCAAATGGCTTCCGAATGAAAAACCACCAATGGGAGTGGACTTTTATCCGCCAGGACGAAGAATCTCTCCGACAGGACCGCTGAATATTGGCCTTAATATCGACCTAGGCTTCTAA
- a CDS encoding substrate-binding periplasmic protein, giving the protein MRIILLILFSLNSVCFAKADFTIFAKDNLPPINYVEKGVLKGFSIDIINEIQRRLGTNEPIHPVPWARGNKMVQLRKKTIMVTLTPSDDRKKVLYYLGPIAVTEVGFFSTEEFKGEVKGLKDLRNEKVAVRGGTHTERLLQKRNFTQLQPTGSITQNVQMVRSGRAKFLADTTVQTLGTVELYGLPPLRKVYVLEKTNLYIVFSKDTSQKILNEWKKALTDMKEDGTFIKIHKKWLKDAPPPMQVELLEA; this is encoded by the coding sequence GTGCGAATCATTTTACTTATTCTCTTTTCTTTGAATTCCGTTTGCTTTGCGAAGGCTGATTTCACTATCTTCGCCAAAGATAATTTGCCGCCGATAAATTACGTTGAAAAAGGTGTTCTAAAGGGATTTTCCATAGACATCATTAACGAAATTCAGCGTCGCCTTGGGACGAACGAACCCATCCATCCCGTACCCTGGGCCCGGGGGAATAAAATGGTTCAGTTGCGCAAGAAAACTATCATGGTCACCCTCACTCCTTCAGATGACCGAAAAAAGGTTCTTTATTATCTTGGTCCTATCGCTGTGACAGAGGTGGGATTTTTTTCTACTGAAGAATTCAAGGGCGAAGTGAAAGGTCTTAAAGATCTAAGAAATGAAAAAGTAGCCGTGCGGGGCGGAACCCACACAGAGCGTCTTTTGCAAAAACGGAATTTCACGCAGCTGCAACCCACAGGTTCCATCACCCAGAACGTGCAAATGGTTCGTTCGGGCAGGGCAAAATTTTTAGCCGACACCACCGTGCAAACTTTAGGCACTGTGGAACTGTATGGTCTTCCGCCCTTACGAAAGGTGTATGTCCTTGAAAAAACAAACTTGTATATCGTGTTTTCAAAGGACACTTCGCAAAAAATTTTAAATGAATGGAAAAAAGCTCTGACTGATATGAAGGAAGACGGAACTTTTATTAAGATTCATAAAAAATGGTTGAAAGATGCGCCTCCACCCATGCAGGTTGAACTTTTAGAAGCCTAG
- a CDS encoding DUF962 domain-containing protein produces MNSFKDFWPFYLGEHSNPLNRRIHFVGTFLVHVIVAFALVKQNWGLLWLLPVVGYGFAWVGHFFVQKNRPATFKYPLWSLIGDFKMFYLMCMGRLWKEDR; encoded by the coding sequence ATGAATTCGTTTAAAGATTTTTGGCCCTTCTATTTGGGGGAACATTCAAATCCTTTAAACCGTCGAATTCATTTTGTTGGAACTTTCTTAGTCCATGTTATAGTCGCGTTTGCTCTTGTAAAACAAAACTGGGGCTTGTTGTGGTTGCTTCCGGTTGTGGGCTATGGCTTTGCTTGGGTGGGACATTTTTTCGTGCAGAAAAATAGACCTGCGACTTTCAAGTATCCTTTGTGGTCACTGATCGGTGACTTTAAAATGTTTTATCTCATGTGTATGGGACGCCTTTGGAAAGAGGACCGCTAG
- a CDS encoding lysophospholipid acyltransferase family protein — protein sequence MFWKMLSYPRSLLGVILLPIHTMFCSLAMVIVNLTIHNRKLEDHIVEFWTRNACRMFGVKVVVKGKENIPAGGCLFVFNHTSFFDIFAMNGWLPSFRFGAKIELFKIPVFGAAMRRAGILPIARERREEVFKVYQAAEARIKAGERFALAPEGTRQKEEKLGNFKSGPFIFAINAKAPIVPVVVKGAAAIMPKHSFLPNWGVWTRTVTIEVLPSVNPLEFSIESRPQLQEKVRKLMEPYFHNTMN from the coding sequence ATGTTTTGGAAAATGCTTTCATATCCTCGTTCCTTATTAGGTGTAATTCTGCTGCCGATTCACACTATGTTTTGTTCATTAGCGATGGTGATTGTGAATTTAACTATTCACAATAGAAAGCTTGAAGATCATATTGTCGAGTTTTGGACTCGTAATGCCTGTCGCATGTTTGGTGTAAAAGTGGTCGTGAAGGGAAAAGAAAATATTCCCGCTGGCGGCTGTCTTTTCGTTTTCAATCACACAAGCTTCTTTGATATTTTTGCGATGAACGGGTGGTTGCCCAGCTTCCGTTTCGGCGCGAAAATTGAGCTATTTAAAATTCCTGTATTCGGTGCTGCGATGAGAAGAGCTGGAATCCTGCCTATCGCCCGTGAACGTCGCGAAGAAGTTTTCAAAGTGTATCAAGCCGCTGAAGCCCGCATCAAGGCTGGTGAACGATTCGCTTTGGCGCCGGAAGGTACTCGCCAAAAAGAAGAGAAACTTGGTAACTTTAAATCAGGCCCATTCATTTTTGCGATCAATGCAAAAGCTCCCATCGTACCAGTGGTGGTAAAGGGGGCGGCAGCCATTATGCCTAAGCATTCCTTTTTACCAAACTGGGGAGTATGGACCAGAACTGTAACTATCGAAGTTTTGCCATCCGTAAATCCTTTGGAATTTTCCATTGAAAGTCGCCCGCAGTTGCAGGAAAAAGTTAGAAAGTTAATGGAGCCTTATTTCCACAACACCATGAATTGA